Proteins from one uncultured Cohaesibacter sp. genomic window:
- a CDS encoding RpiB/LacA/LacB family sugar-phosphate isomerase, translated as MKIAVAGDSAGEGLAHILAEYLAGQGKYEVSEVSRVAGQADPFYANMAERVATAVVNGEYDRAILCCGTGIGVAMSANKVHGIRAAQCHDTYSAERAALSNNAQIITMGARVIGAELAKTIADTFFENTEFFDANGRSAGNVNAVDELDARNR; from the coding sequence ATGAAAATTGCTGTTGCCGGTGATAGTGCAGGCGAAGGGCTTGCTCACATTTTGGCGGAATATCTTGCAGGACAGGGCAAATATGAGGTGTCCGAGGTCTCGAGGGTTGCAGGCCAAGCCGATCCATTCTACGCCAACATGGCTGAGCGCGTTGCGACCGCTGTTGTGAATGGTGAATATGATCGCGCTATTCTTTGTTGCGGCACCGGTATCGGGGTTGCCATGTCCGCCAACAAGGTGCACGGTATTCGGGCAGCACAATGCCATGATACTTATTCCGCCGAGCGCGCAGCGCTTTCCAACAACGCCCAGATTATAACGATGGGCGCGCGGGTGATCGGTGCCGAACTGGCTAAGACTATTGCTGATACCTTTTTTGAAAACACCGAATTCTTTGATGCAAACGGGCGCTCTGCAGGCAACGTCAATGCAGTTGATGAACTGGACGCGCGCAACCGCTAG
- a CDS encoding DUF1636 domain-containing protein codes for MKNKAILQICSTCNSAAVKQNPERLATECPEGEKLLGAVQSAVKADADLDGQLVIQAARCMSSCKRSCVAALLAKDKYQFVVGELDCSAERVDDLVAFAKSYVKAEDGLPQWRERPQHIRKNTIARLHPFPSELSNDS; via the coding sequence TTGAAAAATAAGGCAATTTTGCAAATCTGCAGCACCTGCAACAGTGCGGCAGTCAAACAGAATCCGGAAAGACTAGCCACAGAATGTCCAGAGGGCGAGAAGCTCCTTGGCGCGGTGCAATCCGCTGTGAAGGCCGATGCTGATCTGGATGGCCAACTCGTCATTCAGGCCGCCCGCTGCATGAGCAGCTGCAAGCGCAGCTGTGTTGCCGCTCTTCTGGCAAAGGACAAATATCAGTTCGTCGTTGGCGAACTCGACTGCAGCGCCGAAAGGGTGGACGATCTTGTTGCCTTTGCAAAAAGCTATGTAAAGGCAGAAGACGGCTTGCCGCAATGGCGTGAACGTCCGCAGCATATTCGCAAGAACACAATCGCCCGCCTGCATCCTTTCCCTTCTGAACTCTCAAACGACTCCTAG